The Lolium rigidum isolate FL_2022 chromosome 2, APGP_CSIRO_Lrig_0.1, whole genome shotgun sequence genomic interval TCCTATGTTCTATTGTCCGGGACGTCCATGGCATGTCCTCATGTCTCAGCGGTCACCGCACTGCTCAAGTCGGTCCACCACGACTGGTCACCTGCCATGATCAAGTCTGCTATGGTCACCACAGGTATGCACAAAACATTAGCAAAAATTCTTCTAAATAGTTCATCAGAGTAGTATATGACCGATCATTGCTTGGGATGGTCTGCAGCTTCATTGACCGATCGTTTCGGTATGCCAATCCAAGCCGAGGGGTTCCCAAGGAAACTAGCTGACCCCTTCGACTTTGGCGGTGGCCACATAAACCCGGACAAGGCCGTTGACCCTGGCTTAGTCTACGACGTGGATGCAAGAGAGTACAACAAGTTCTTCAACTGCACTCTAGGATTATTTCGCGAATGCGAGCCGTACCAACTTAATCTCAACCTTCCGTCGATCAGCGTGCCGGACCTCAAGGACAATGTCACAGTTATGCGCACTGTCACAAATGTTGGGCCGACGGAAGCGACTTATCAGGCAGTTGTTGAGGCTCCAGCAGGGGTAATCATGTCAGTGGAACCATCTGTGCTCAATTTCACCCAAGTTGGGGGTACTAGTAGTGCGACATTTAGGGTCACTCTCACGGTGAAGCAGAGGGTGCAAGGTGGGTATACTTTTGGGAGCCTGACATGGTCCGATGGAAGTACCCACTCTGTGAGAATTCCGGTTGCAGTACGGACCGTGATACAAGACTATTTTGCAGATACATCGTAAATTCATTCGTGGTTCGTGTATTTAGGTATTTTTGTTTAAAAAATTATTGGTGAAATGATGAAAATCTATTTTGCACATAATTATTAGGAACTGTTCGAAATAAATACGATGTACCTTGTTGTCCTGAGATTGTTCCTTTGATTTTCTTTGTCTATTGCTGTGAGGTACAGCAGTACTGTCTACTTCTAAGAGATGGAAACTGCATAAAACATCATAGAAAGTTATTTCTAGTGCTGATCAAAATACAGTAATGAGTCACTACACTGAATATATTTACACTAACTGTAGTCAGAAATAGTTAAGTATGTTCAATGTTCAGTTGCTAATCTGAAGTTATGTGTTCCACAATGTCCAGCATAATTTAGACTAACTATACTTTGTGAATCATGAATGACTCTATGGCAAACACATCCTATATTATCATTCAAAACGGCAACACGATCTAATTAGATCAGATCTTGAAACTACTTTAGACCAAGTGGCTCACACGGAAGGTATGCAGAAACCTTCACGAAGTGGAATCTGTGGAACAGCCCACGTCAATCGTGCTAGTTTCTAGAGTGACATTATAATGATGTGCTAACCGAACAGCAATGTTTTGTTTCTTTGTTTTGGATGAAATCTCTGCTCCTTGGGCCACTACACGTGTTTGGTTGATAACCAAGGTTCATCACATTCTTCTTGCCAAGCTGATGTGAAGCGAAGATATGACATCGATCACTTTTggtgaagtttgggagcatttgaATAATTGAATCCATACCAGACAGCGCATACATAGTGACGACATGGGAGCAAATGAGCCAAACAATACTGAAAGAGTTACCTCAAAATATGCACGCAACAAATTGCTTATACAGCTTCCAGACCTATCGTTCAGAAAATAGTTACAGCTTAAACTTAGTATGCCGTTATCGAGTCGGACCAGATTTAGGGCCATGAGTAAGTGATCTCTGTTAACAGGAGCTCTTACGAATTTACGATAAAGGCTCATCAACTAGAAGCAGActgattttaaaaaataaaggTCAAACAAGACAATTTTGCACTTATGATGGCAGCCACTGTTTGCAAAGGAGCCGCAATGGCCTTCCAGGAACAAGGTTAATTAACAACTTAGCAACAAAAGAACAAATTAGGTTGCCACAGAGGGGTACCCGCCATAGAGATATATATATTGTGCGTGTGGTAAGTACTTGAACATACCAAAAGGCCCAAAACGGCAATAAGTTACTTCCACAACTCCGAATCCTAACATTCAAATATGTAACTCATAGTGCCATCCAGGAACTAGGTAATTCATCAACTTAGCAgcaaaagagaaaatcaagatgtaCCATAGAGATAGATTGTGCATGTGGTAAGTACTTCTACCAGCCGAAAGGCCCGAAACAACATGCAAGAAGTTACTTCCGCGACTCAGAATCCTAACAATCTCCCCAATACAAAATTAAGGGTGCCACGTACAAGTCAAACTAGCTTCCAGACCTTCATGAGATTAGACTACCATCTTAGTTCACAGAATTATCAAGAAACATGTAACTACCATATCCTTAGCACTGCAACGTAAACCTGCTGAGTGAAAATGTCTCCAGCATAAGCACCATCATCAGAAACACAATCTAGTGTGTCGTCTCGCCCCCAACAATATTAATCCGGGCCATGACAGGCCCCAGCACATAGAAGGGATCCTCCACTAACAAGTTAATGGCGTTCTGAAAGCTCCAGCAAGGGAAGGCGGGGTGAGCAAAAACATACTTGCCACTGCTTCCACCTGATGGCGCATTGCCCTCGCCAACGGTGCCTGACATTGGTCGTCTTTCCACTTCCGCATCATCACTGCCACTGCTTCCACCTGATGGCGCATTGCCCTCACCCACAGAACCTGAcgttgggccttcctccactatcACATCATCACTGGAACTGCTTCCATCTGATCCATCCTCTACCACATCATCATTGGAACTGCTACCATCTGATCCATTCTCTACCGCATCATCACTGGAACTGCTTCCATCTGATCCATCCTCTACCACATCACTGGAACTGCTCCCATCTGATCCATCATCTACCACATCATCACTTGAACTGCTTCCATCTGATCCATCCTCTGCCACATAATCACTGTGACTATATACAATGCCATAGGACTTGAGCACCTTACCATTCTTAAAAATGTGAGCGGTGAACCGCGCCTCATGTTTCCGGCCCTGAACTCCGTGGATGACGAACGTCTTCAGATGAGAGTCAAGGCAATCGCAGGAGGCCAGGGACTTCCAGAAATCCATATCATCCACAGTATCAGGTGACCTAGATGGAATGCACTGCAGTTGAGGGGAAAAAAATTAGTCAGCACATATCATTCCCGAAATTGCACCAAAGTGCAGTTAGATGTGCTAGAACTAACATCTACATTATCACTCCAGATTCTAGAATATGtaggaatgaagaacaagtacTGGAATAAGCTGAAATCCACATTATCTTCTTGAATTGCACTCGACAAACAATTATTCAGATGAAAAGATATCTTATGACACAAGTACTACCATGATATGAAGCGTCTCGAGTTGAGGAAAACATCTGAGCAGAGTGGTCAGCATCTTGGCCTCCATGTCATCCCAAAACCGTACCTTGACAGCAAGTATCTTCACACTTGGCAGCATGGCACAAGCTCTCACATTCATCCCAGCCTGCCATAGAGTCATATTAAACAGCGAGAAAAAAATTGGTTGCGCAATCCAGAATGCTAAGTGAGGAACACAGAAGTTAGAAGACGCAGTTACCCTGATGGCAATGCCGCCAATCTCGAGCGTGTGGAGCTGGAGGTCCAAGAACCCGAGTATCTCCAGCCTAGGCGCATGTACAATCTTGATGGGCCTCCGGTCGCCAGAGCTTTCCAAGAGCAGGCGCTCCAGGCAGGGGGCATCATCGATGATGACTTCATCGAAGCTGCATTTCCATTCCATCACAACACGGAGGCTGCGGGACTTGACGCGGAGGCGTGAAGGGCAGTTGCACGCCATGACAAAGGAGAAAATCTTCAGCTTGGGGCATTGCGCCAGCAAGGCATCGACTCCCTTGTCCTCGATGATGGTGTGGAAAAGGCCAAGCTCCTGGAGGTTGGGGAAGGCAGGCGGGTGGGCGGTAGTGTCCAGGAAGGGCCAGCGCCATATGCCGATGTAGAGGCGGGTGAGGTAGGCACAGCTGAGGATGTCGTCGGGGAGCGGCATGTCGAGCGACGAGGGGCGGTTGAAGAGGATGAGGTCCTGCACGTTCTTGGCGGCGAGGGCAGCGACCAGGCGCTGGAGCGCGTACTCCTGCTGGTGGAAGGAGAGGTGGGTGATGCGCACGGCGCGGAGGGGCCCCGGATGAGCGGCCACGCAGCGCGAGACGGCGCGCACGGCGCGGAAGGCGGACATCTCGTGGGACTCGTTGGCGGCCCTGAGGTGAGCGTCGTCGACGAGGAGCGGGGTCGCCGCCCACACGAAGCGCCAGCGCGTCGACAGGACCATGGTGCGCGCGGCTTCATTGGTGGGGAGGCGGGAGACGATGTTGGAGAGCAGGTCGTCCGCGAGGCGGCCGATGTGGTCCTGGCCGTCATCCTGCGCCGCGGGCCAGCCGgcaccggcggcgccgccgctgccgtcggaTTCGGAGGACGTGAGGGAAAAGTGGTCGTcgtcggagtcggaggagccgtcGTCATCTGTCGCGGGGACGAAGGGCGGGGGGAGGAGGGAGATGAGATCGGGGACGATGAGATCGATGCGGTCCTGCGCTGACGGACCCTCCAATCCTAGAGAGTTCAAAATCACCAAGATTTCGGCGGCGTAGTTTACAAATGGTTCTCCACCAGCGGCGCCGGCGGCATCCATGGCGgatgcggcggcggaggccgactagGGTTTTGCCGGGGGACGGGATCGAGACCGCACTTTTGCAAGCGGCCTGGACCAATGGGAGTTTGCTCTCGGTGAACTGGTGGCAGTGGTCTTCGTAGTGTTGTGAtgtattgttttttttttagGCCTTGTGATGTTTTTTTAAGCGAAAGAAAAGCGTGGCATAGTTCTTTTCTCCGCTCCAAATTTTACACATTAGTTGGtgaaatttaattcggctccgGTGCATGCTacctctaccaaaaaaatcatattttgaagtgttgaaataaaaaatatataacacGAAGCGCCACGCGGTTACGCTCCGCGTGCGATGGTGACTCGTCGCGCCTCTATAGGAACCGCGTGTCGTGTAACCCTAGTAGCAACCGCCCCACCTCATCATAATCCCGTGAAGAGTTCCATACCACATAATCCCCCTTCTCTCCCACCACGGGGAGCTCCGCTTCAAGCGGGGACATCGAGGAGTGCCGCTGCCCAACGAGGAGGAGTCACGACGCACTGATTGCTTTGCTAGTCCGCAATCCTCGAGCCACTGCCGAGCAAGGAGGAGGTGAGGCACAAGGAGGGGGAGGCGTGACGCAGCGTAGGCTCCACCAGGCCGCTGATGgcgaaggaggagcaggagcgcACTGACAGCACCGCCAGGTCACCGTCCTCAAGCGGTCGCCGACAGAGCGCCGCTGCCGAGCGAGGAGTCGCGGCGTAGGGACGGCTAGCTGTAACATCCCATGTTTAGAGGCTAAAAAAAAGAggaaacaagtgtgtgcatcgcatTCATAAATACAAAATTCGGAGAATTTTCGcgatttcaaataaaacttgccaTAGTGGCTGAAGTTTCACTTtatttgatggaattgaagtagatcatcaagtcaagcactataaacTGACATGTGACCTTTgccaaaaccttattttgggtagatatgatttgatctatgggttagatcaaatggaagttGAACTATTACAACAACACATAAGTGCGGATCAAATACTAGATCGTATAAAGGACCATAACATGTTATTCCTTACACCAGCACATGGATGTTTATTCAACTACAGACCAAAGAACAAGAAATAATTGAGAAACTATTCTAGCCTAACTTATCTCTTCTCTATCCTATTATAAATCAATGTTCTTACCATTAGCCTCATGGTATATCTTTAACTCTAATCTTGAACTCATGTCAAAGACATTCACACAAGTTGTTTATTAAACCTTGACCATTCCACCCTTGGCTATCCAAATCTATCTTCATTAAACCTCAGAGAAGGGTTGACTATTCATACATCTAGATGTTCACATCACCATTTCTTGGGTATAACCCTAGGTGAGTATTCAAGTCATTCCCTAGGAAGTGTAGTCATGAATACTAACTTTGGCCATGGTACATTCCAAAAGAGTACTATACCTAATTGATCAAGAACACATTTGatatggaggtgagaaccctatttcatTAGAGCTATCCTAGGAAGCCAATACCCTTGATCATCACAACTGGGTAATGAGCATAAGCTTTAATTAAGTTAGAAGCCATTGAGagtaagttgatcatgtctaatgcatgatcatgctttggataaATAGAAGGATAAGATAAACTCTAAtgtgataagcagatatcatccatcacatgaaatgatagggagaCCATTAGTAATCAACCTTAGACCATGCTGAACATCTTAAGTAGAGttaaatgaagagctacaagaccTTGCATATCCAAGTACCTATATTAACCCTAGTGAGATCATGAAGTAATCATTCTATCAATAGTGAGTAAGATCAAATCCTAGCATATCCTCAACTTCTCTAGTTAATCCCATGTCCTATAAAACCTAGAAATCGTAGACCACCTATATATTTCACTTATGCTTCAATTAGTGAAACATAAGCAAAACCTTGGACAATTCAACATGAGAACAACCACACATAGAATCTTATTCCATATATAAACCCCAACTTGTGTGTACCatggtgatcacaagtaaaaccctaagtCCATATATATGATAGCTCTTGTAGAGGAGTTGTAATCCCTACATCAATGATGCCAAAACATattgatacgttgggactccaagtgttgGCTGTTGTGTCAAGAAAGTATttcccccacaagggtgactcgagggttatatcgaactctcagggAATTGAGTAAAGAGTTgtccgtcctcctcttcttctagcaat includes:
- the LOC124689713 gene encoding putative FBD-associated F-box protein At5g56700, with protein sequence MDAAGAAGGEPFVNYAAEILVILNSLGLEGPSAQDRIDLIVPDLISLLPPPFVPATDDDGSSDSDDDHFSLTSSESDGSGGAAGAGWPAAQDDGQDHIGRLADDLLSNIVSRLPTNEAARTMVLSTRWRFVWAATPLLVDDAHLRAANESHEMSAFRAVRAVSRCVAAHPGPLRAVRITHLSFHQQEYALQRLVAALAAKNVQDLILFNRPSSLDMPLPDDILSCAYLTRLYIGIWRWPFLDTTAHPPAFPNLQELGLFHTIIEDKGVDALLAQCPKLKIFSFVMACNCPSRLRVKSRSLRVVMEWKCSFDEVIIDDAPCLERLLLESSGDRRPIKIVHAPRLEILGFLDLQLHTLEIGGIAIRAGMNVRACAMLPSVKILAVKVRFWDDMEAKMLTTLLRCFPQLETLHIMCIPSRSPDTVDDMDFWKSLASCDCLDSHLKTFVIHGVQGRKHEARFTAHIFKNGKVLKSYGIVYSHSDYVAEDGSDGSSSSDDVVDDGSDGSNGSSSSDDVIVEEGPTSGSVGEGNAPSGGSSGSDDAEVERRPMSGTVGEGNAPSGGSSGKYVFAHPAFPCWSFQNAINLLVEDPFYVLGPVMARINIVGGETTH